Proteins from a single region of Argiope bruennichi chromosome 6, qqArgBrue1.1, whole genome shotgun sequence:
- the LOC129972695 gene encoding zinc finger protein 271-like, producing the protein MPADSVVDLPCLYDKKIKKSKRKNAGSTRSESKQTTPFAKRSKTKKRHICDICNKEFTNKCGLTNHLLIHAGVKPFACEICYKTFTKKCTLTVHLVTHSTERPFVCEICDKSFARKNDLKKHQFVHTDKKNYVCDICKADFKHQNNLRRHKMRHLAKEQKNINKVVKKQDALISLLIESYKKKQNLVSNGQISESSTISDAQEKFTLPIDENEHIITSESEIITELIDVNEMLGPSNAVDVNNTKNTSHLKDSLNSVFNFSISSGNFIESHVSNKDLQDNSVNHKINEALYENVTDKVFFSKVSPELDCTVRSPLHIDDNEHDLNSNSLNEQGMCKENYSLYKSNIDNISTNCQASVNNIIKNNSDLMNPFKENKILKIESQFFDEETQNVKALSSFQDNENEIPIPHMERCYSCDICGELFDKEDCLLLHISNHNVDLCKCYVCDANFDTSEHLQEHLLSHSDIPLEDMDKMIDEDIESNFNKLEEMSLEDIEKIGLDDDFDENLAKMYALAHFDISIDENDSVNIINYDDTSKECTLLQENSSLNSDVNCTLENLAVEDVNFDISVKNLNKFPSLIFNKNVNLQAQPESNKEGDFNGNFHNISKCDIPKKMHIPSKDVDDISLNHCIQDIIAKLHSDPSFDFSKESVSEACKNIVDVDLPNMNILSDMDIFSKSSDFSAIDNLEGNVNHVIFSDDIIDKIRSLFQKNHPADNELFKAEKDVADSSDISETKNVTKHSKQLSICHICDKTFSRKLYLQTHYLTHLGIKPYRCHICNRSFAKKCALTIHSLIHNKIKKYSCNNCEKSFLRKTDLQKHMLIHTGQKPYVCKVCQKEFNHQNNLRRHELIHGNKKLHVCRICDKGFSDQISLLSHTKIHLRSAEVDVSNDNIYDFNNYLKSVKDKLHGCEICGAMFARNDRLVKHKLTHCDKDLYLCEVCGSTYKNKSDLQTHLLNHIDTTFEEIRDNTEKIEDLDLTKLEPSVQNMKKTYACDQCFKVYNRSSALKYHYLTHTGEKPHKCPICQKNFGQRTTLKRHILAHSGVKSFSCKLCSKSFIWESSLRKHYATHSSR; encoded by the coding sequence ATGCCTGCAGATTCTGTTGTAGATCTACCATGcttgtatgataaaaaaattaagaaatccaaACGTAAAAATGCTGGAAGTACTCGGTCGGAATCGAAACAAACTACACCTTTTGCGAAAAGAAGTAAAACTAAGAAGAGACACATTTGTGATATATGTAACAAAGAATTCACAAATAAATGCGGTTTGACAAATCATTTGCTCATACACGCTGGCGTAAAGCCGTTTGCTTGTGAAATATGCTACAAAACTTTTACGAAAAAATGTACTTTAACTGTTCATCTTGTAACTCACTCTACTGAGCGTCCATTTGTATGCGAAATATGTGATAAGTCTTTTGCTCgcaaaaatgacttaaaaaagcACCAATTTGTTCATACCGATAAAAAGAATTATGTCTGTGATATTTGTAAAGCAGATTTTAAACATCAGAATAATCTGCGTAGACATAAGATGAGACATTTAgcgaaagaacaaaaaaatataaataaggttgTAAAAAAGCAAGATGCCTTAATATCATTGTTAATTGAAAGttataagaaaaagcaaaatcttgTCAGTAATGGCCAAATTTCAGAATCATCAACTATAAGTGATGCCCAAGAAAAGTTTACCCTTCCTATTGATGAAAATGAGCATATTATCACTAGTGAGTCAGAAATTATAACAGAATTAATAGATGTAAATGAAATGTTAGGACCAAGCAATGCTGTTGAtgttaacaatacaaaaaatacttCTCATTTAAAGGATTCtttgaattctgtttttaattttagcatatcaagtggaaattttattgaatctcaTGTTAGCAATAAAGATTTGCAAGACAACAGTGTAAACCATAAAATTAATGAAGCGCTTTATGAAAATGTAActgacaaagtttttttttccaaagttagTCCTGAATTAGACTGCACAGTCAGATCTCCTTTACATATCGATGATAATGAACATGATCTCAATTCTAATTCATTAAATGAGCAAGGAAtgtgtaaagaaaattattctttatataaaagtaacATTGATAATATTTCTACAAACTGCCAGGCATCggtaaataacataattaaaaacaattccgATTTAATGAAcccctttaaagaaaataaaattctaaaaatagaatctcaattttttgatgaagaaactcAAAATGTAAAAGCACTGTCATCTTTTcaagataatgaaaatgaaattcctATACCCCATATGGAGAGATGTTATTCCTGTGATATTTGTGGTGAATTATTTGATAAAGAGGATTGCTTATTATTGCATATTTCTAATCATAATGTTGACCTATGTAAATGTTATGTTTGTGATGCAAATTTTGATACTAGTGAACATTTACAAGAACATCTTTTATCACATAGTGATATTCCTTTAGAAGACATGGATAAAATGATCGATGAAGATattgaatctaattttaataaacttgaagAAATGTCTTTagaagatattgaaaaaattggTTTAGATgatgattttgatgaaaatttggcaaaaatgtaTGCCTTAgctcattttgatatttcaatagatgaaaatgattctgtgaatattataaattatgatgaTACTTCTAAAGAATGTACATTGCTTCAAGAAAATTCTTCTCTTAATAGTGATGTGAATTGTACTCTTGAAAATTTAGCTGTTGAAGatgtaaattttgatatttctgtgaaaaatctgaataaattcccctcactaatttttaataaaaatgtcaatttacAAGCTCAGCCTGAAAGTAATAAAGAAGGTGATTTCAATGgtaattttcataacatttcaaaatgtgATATTCCAAAGAAAATGCATATACCAAGTAAAGATGTTGATGATATTTCCTTAAATCATTGCATTCAAGATATAATTGCTAAATTGCATTCTGATCCAAGTTTTGACTTCTCAAAAGAAAGTGTTTCTGAAGCTTGCAAAAATATTGTTGATGTTGATTTACCTAATATGAATATCTTATCAGATatggatattttttctaaatctagTGATTTTTCTGCTATTGATAATTTAGAAGGAAATGTTAATCATGTTATCTTTAGTGATGATATAATTGACAAAATTCGTTccttatttcagaaaaatcatcctGCTGATAACGAATTGTTCAAAGCTGAAAAAGATGTAGCAGATTCATCAGATATTAGTGAGACCAAGAATGTTACTAAACATTCAAAACAATTGTCTATTTGTCACATTTGTGATAAAACTTTCTCCAGAAAACTTTACTTGCAAACCCATTATTTAACTCATTTAGGTATAAAGCCTTATCGCTGCCATATCTGCAATAGaagttttgcaaaaaaatgtgCTCTCACTATCCAttcattaattcataataaaatcaagaaatacaGCTGCAACAattgtgaaaaaagttttttacgaAAAACTGATCTCCAAAAACACATGCTGATTCACACAGGGCAAAAGCCCTATGTTTGTAAGGTGTGTCAGAAAGAATTCAATCACCAGAATAATTTACGAAGACATGAACTCATTCATGGCAATAAGAAATTGCATGTTTGTCGCATATGTGATAAAGGATTTTCTGATCAGATATCATTACTATCTCACACAAAAATACATCTCAGATCAGCTGAAGTGGATGTCTCTAATGATAACatttatgatttcaataattatctAAAGTCTGTAAAAGATAAACTTCATGGATGTGAAATATGTGGAGCAATGTTCGCTCGCAATGACAGACTAGTCAAACACAAACTTACTCATTGTGATAAAGATCTATATCTCTGTGAAGTTTGCGGATCAACTTATAAAAATAAGTCTGATCTCCAGACACACTTGCTGAATCACATTGACACTACATTTGAAGAAATTAGagataatacagaaaaaatagaagatttagATTTAACAAAACTTGAACCATCTGTccaaaatatgaagaaaacttATGCATGTGATCAATGTTTTAAAGTCTACAATCGAAGCAGTGCTTTGAAGTATCATTATTTGACCCATACAGGAGAAAAACCTCATAAATGTCCCATATGCCAGAAAAATTTTGGGCAGCGAACCACTTTGAAACGCCACATTTTAGCACATTCCGGGGTGAAATCCTTTTCCTGTAAACTGTGCAGTAAAAGCTTTATCTGGGAATCATCTTTGCGTAAACATTATGCTACCCATTCctcaagataa
- the LOC129972446 gene encoding adult-specific rigid cuticular protein 15.7-like, with the protein MIAKVAILCFAFVAVNASGLVHTGSSVSSRSQDGFGNYAFGYDIKDGLGASNSRSEVGDAHGNKKGAYTIHDIDGRARRVEYVADAHGFRAAIKTNEPGTAASAPAAAVIASPYAGSVAPVAVKHVAPVAYAAHVAAPVYAAAPAHLGYGAHAGAYGHGPYGHGAYGHGAYGHGAYGHGAYGHGPYGHGAYGHGAYGHHW; encoded by the exons ATGATTGCTAAG GTAGCCATCCTTTGTTTCGCCTTTGTGGCTGTTAATGCAAGTGGACTGGTCCACACTGGTTCCAGTGTCAGTTCTAGGAGTCAAGAT GGCTTTGGAAACTACGCTTTCGGCTATGATATCAAGGATGGTCTCGGTGCTAGCAACTCCAGATCCGAAGTAGGTGATGCCCACGGAAACAAGAAGGGTGCATACACTATTCACGACATTGACGGACGTGCCAGACGTGTCGAATACGTTGCTGATGCCCATGGATTCCGTGCTGCCATCAAAACCAACGAGCCTGGAACCGCTGCCAGTGCACCAGCAGCTGCTGTCATCGCAAGCCCTTACGCTGGATCAGTTGCCCCAGTCGCTGTCAAGCACGTCGCCCCTGTAGCTTATGCTGCCCATGTAGCCGCCCCAGTCTATGCCGCTGCTCCAGCCCACCTCGGTTATGGAGCTCATGCTGGAGCCTATGGTCATGGACCTTACGGACATGGTGCTTATGGCCATGGAGCTTATGGACATGGTGCCTATGGTCATGGAGCTTATGGCCATGGTCCTTATGGTCATGGAGCTTATGGCCATGGCGCTTATGGACATCATTGGTAA